The Anopheles coluzzii chromosome 2, AcolN3, whole genome shotgun sequence genome window below encodes:
- the LOC120950692 gene encoding Usher syndrome type-1G protein homolog, which produces MSSDRIHRAAKDGLLDVLREATRSEANAKDVDGMTPVLWAAFEGHFDALKLLVARGGDPDKADQFGNTALHLAAAKGHMQCVDFLVQFGVNLYALDIDHHSAQDLAAINNRDKILRYLDAAAATLEATDRKKAHEYREQAKKKSEKRAREFASRQQKLDREQDTTIRIRPHRPSNMLQALKHKLWSGSQGNLAQGQPRIVNDSPGLQQPSQPPPPVSTTKFSALVGGTVLRGGGAVKKRADAMKIRQQMENGDFKIGEMEANGKRSVRSIQGLRRDSEVLYVGTYSSNDDSNASERRGKLKDVFDVEPSQHEGRENDDADEDSGSGASGKFGTMSRSISQPDFLASAAAAAGNDDGVTEDVLLQRPSGLFSRPSFGNLAFPRSVSNVLAQLGSEQTSSASSDGSVKAKPTSKGAIKPRSQLVISDSDSEVESSDNEENDSLAILRFLAAFKLEDYYPIFQKNEIDMETLMMLTETDVKSLGLPLGPYRRLCNAIQERREALATPGTISDSRL; this is translated from the exons ATGTCGTCGGATAGGATACATCG TGCTGCCAAGGACGGCCTGCTGGATGTGCTGCGCGAAGCGACCCGCTCGGAAGCGAACGCGAAGGATGTGGACGGCATGACACCGGTACTGTGGGCCGCCTTCGAAGGACATTTCGATGCGCTCAAGCTACTAGTCGCCCGCGG cggcGACCCGGACAAGGCGGACCAGTTCGGCAACACGGCACTGCACCTGGCCGCGGCCAAGGGTCACATGCAGTGCGTCGACTTTCTCGTACAGTTTGGCGTCAATCTGTACGCGCTCGATATCGATCACCACAGTGCGCAGGATCTGGCCGCGATCAACAACCGGGATAAGATTTTACGCTATCTGGATGCGGCCGCCGCCACCCTGGAAGCTACCGATAG GAAAAAAGCACACGAGTACCGGGAGCaggcgaagaagaagagcgAAAAACGGGCCCGCGAGTTTGCCAGCCGACAGCAGAAGCTCGACCGGGAGCAGGACACTACGATAAGGATACGCCCACACCGACCATCGAACATGCTGCAGGCGCTGAAGCACAAGCTGTGGTCGGGCAGTCAGGGCAATCTGGCGCAGGGTCAGCCGCGGATAGTGAACGACTCGCCGGGGCTGCAGCAGCCGTCGCAGCCACCGCCGCCAGTGTCGACCACCAAGTTTAGCGCCCTGGTCGGCGGGACGGTACTGCGAGGTGGTGGTGCGGTGAAAAAGCGAGCCGACGCTATGAAGATACGCCAGCAGATGGAAAACGGAG ATTTCAAGATAGGAGAAATGGAGGCGAACGGAAAACGGAGTGTCCGTTCGATTCAGGGACTGCGGCGGGATTCAGAGGTCCTGTACGTTGGGACGTACAGCTCGAACGATGATTCGAACGCTTCGGAACGGCGTGGCAAGCTGAAGGACGTGTTCGACGTGGAACCGTCCCAGCACGAAGGGCGCGAAAATGACGACGCCGACGAGGACAGTGGCAGTGGGGCGAGCGGAAAGTTTGGCACCATGTCGCGGTCGATCAGTCAGCCGGATTTTCTCGCCAGtgccgcagccgccgccggcAACGACGATGGCGTGACGGAGGATGTGCTACTGCAGCGGCCGTCCGGACTGTTTAGCAGGCCCTCATTCGGCAATTTGGCTTTTCC aAGATCCGTTTCGAACGTCCTTGCCCAGCTGGGCAGCGAACAAACGTCCAGCGCATCATCCGACGGTTCGGTCAAGGCGAAACCTACCTCGAAGGGAGCGATCAAACCCCGGTCCCAGCTGGTCATTTCCGACTCGGACTCGGAGGTGGAAAGCTCCGACAATGAGGAGAACGATTCGCTCGCTATACTGCGCTTCCTGGCCGCGTTCAAGCTGGAGGATTACTATCCAAT CTTTcaaaagaacgaaatcgatATGGAAACGCTGATGATGCTTACGGAGACGGATGTAAAATCGCTGGGCCTGCCGCTCGGACCGTACCGGCGCCTCTGCAACGCGATCCAGGAGCGCAGGGAAGCGCTGGCCACCCCAGGCACTATCAGTGATAGTCGTTTGTAG